Proteins from a genomic interval of Chloroflexota bacterium:
- a CDS encoding DDE-type integrase/transposase/recombinase: protein MRRREIREIIETWKACGESYSEAARRLGIDRRTVRRWVYRGRQPWGYVRWQGLERGSTAPKRPQRALAREQEQQIVAWRRQGGFCREKLAALAREQGMDVSASSIHRLMARHHLLRPAHRHRRPRFQNGKAMRPSNTPALGYLQMDVKCVTPELSGLPYTCYEYAAIDILSRYKVALLLPVLDEAGAIITLRHVVQTCLFPVTYVQTDNGLEFQRRFHQLCEELRIDHYYIHKNSPRENAVIERSFRTDEDEFFLLLQEEPEDINELNRWFQHYLHVYNTERPHMGLNMQRPKEAIALYQKS, encoded by the coding sequence ATGCGCAGAAGAGAGATTCGGGAGATAATAGAGACCTGGAAGGCATGTGGTGAGAGCTACTCGGAGGCAGCCCGCCGCTTGGGCATTGACCGACGGACCGTCAGGCGCTGGGTATATCGTGGCCGCCAGCCGTGGGGCTACGTACGGTGGCAGGGGCTGGAACGCGGCTCTACGGCACCCAAGAGGCCCCAGAGGGCTCTTGCGAGGGAGCAGGAGCAGCAGATCGTCGCGTGGCGCAGGCAAGGAGGCTTCTGCCGCGAGAAGCTGGCTGCTCTGGCTCGGGAGCAGGGCATGGATGTCTCGGCATCCTCCATCCACCGCCTCATGGCACGCCATCACCTGCTGCGGCCAGCGCACAGGCATCGGCGACCCCGCTTTCAGAACGGGAAGGCCATGAGACCCAGTAACACTCCGGCTCTGGGCTACCTGCAGATGGATGTCAAGTGTGTAACGCCGGAGCTCTCAGGGCTCCCTTACACCTGCTACGAATACGCTGCCATAGACATCCTCTCCAGGTATAAGGTGGCCCTGCTGCTCCCGGTCCTGGACGAGGCTGGCGCCATCATCACCCTGCGCCACGTGGTCCAGACCTGCCTCTTCCCCGTCACCTACGTCCAGACGGATAACGGCTTGGAGTTCCAGCGGCGCTTCCACCAGCTGTGTGAAGAGCTGCGAATTGACCACTACTACATTCACAAGAACTCCCCCAGGGAGAACGCCGTAATTGAACGCAGTTTCCGCACCGATGAGGATGAGTTCTTCCTGCTCCTCCAGGAGGAGCCAGAGGATATCAATGAACTGAACCGGTGGTTCCAGC